Proteins found in one Oncorhynchus keta strain PuntledgeMale-10-30-2019 chromosome 2, Oket_V2, whole genome shotgun sequence genomic segment:
- the LOC118401936 gene encoding eukaryotic translation initiation factor 3 subunit A-like isoform X4, with protein sequence MPAYFQRPENALKRANEFLEVGKKQPALDVLYDVIKSKKHRTWQKIHEPIMLKYLELCVDLRKSHLAKEGLYQYKNICQQVNIKSLEDVVRAYLKLAEEKTETAKGESQQMVLDIEDLDNIQTPESVLLSAVSGEDTQDRTDRLLLTPWVKFLWESYRQCLDLLRNNSKVERLYHDIAQQAFKFCLQYTRKAEFRKLCDNLRMHLGQIQRHHNQSTAINLNNPESQSMHLETRLVQLDSAIAMELWQEAFKAVEDIHGLFALSKKPPKPQLMANYYNKVSTVFWKSGNALFHACTLHRLYHLSREMRKNLTQEEMQRMSTRVLLATLSIPITPERTDIARLLDMDGIIVEKHRRLATLLGLQSPPTRQSLINDMVRFNLLQYIVPEVKELYNWLEMDFHPLKLSGRVTKVLNWVRDQSEKEADLQQYVPHLQSNTILRLLQQVAQIYQSIEFNRLASLVPFVDPFQLERSIVDAARHCDLQVRIDHTTRNLSFGSDLNYSTKEDSPVGPFLQNMPSAQIRNQLTAMSSSLAKAIQVIKPASMLKEREEQSQLAITAYLKNGRKEHQRILARRQTIEERKERLENLNIQREKEELEQREAELQKVRKAEEERLRQEAKEREKERIMQEHEQIKKKTVRERLEQIKKTELGAKAFKDIDIEDLEDLDPDFIMSKQVEQLEKEKRELQDRLKNQEKKIDYFERAKRLEEIPLIKKAYEEQRVKDMELWELQEEERISNMKVERERALEHKQRMSRMMEDKENFVGKITDARSFIYEEKLKQFQERLVEERKKRLEERKIHRKEDRRNTFHRQKEEEAQRIHEEHLKKEREERERIEQEAREAEEAEYQERLRKLEEQERKQRARQQEIEERERRREEEMRAPARSEEKPRGEAKDWGAEKEEGGGGWRRRTEVESERRRPVPDKDWRADGGEDKDREPPSRRGGDGPRRGGADDRGPPRRGFGDDDRPLRRGMDEDRPPRRTFGDDDRGLRRGGDEDRAPRRGFDDGPRRGFDEDRGPRRGFDDGPRRGMDESRAPRRGADDDTWGPRRGGDDERGGPRDDKPWKPAGRPVALVSASGGGWREREKAREESWGPPREGSSSKEGEEVEREEKQESERFPERRPPRSDAQEEGGGGGAWRRPGADDEVPKKSWRDSARQEEPDREDRPPIRRERPERRDDRDRPPPSREPEEGGGSWRRAGDEKRDVRKEERPAPPRPREGEREADGEKSSWRSEKDKENAGRAKKTNEETDDDGWTTVARR encoded by the exons ATGCCGGCCTATTTCCAACGACCGGAGAATGCTCTCAAACGAGCAAATG AGTTTTTGGAGGTGGGCAAAAAGCAGCCAGCTTTGGATGTTTTGTACGATGTCATTAAGAGCAAAAAGCATCGAACATGGCAGAAGATCCACGAGCCCATCATGCTCAAGTACCTGGAGCTCTGCGTGGACCTGCGCAAGAGCCACCTGGCCAAGGAGGGCCTATACCAGTACAAGAACATCTGCCAGCAG GTGAACATCAAATCCCTCGAGGATGTGGTTCGAGCCTACCTGAAATTGGCCGAGGAGAAGACGGAGACAGCCAAGGGGGAGTCGCAGCAGATGGTCCTGGACATTGAGGATCTTGACAACATCCAGACTCCTGAGAg TGTACTTCTGAGCGCTGTGAGTGGTGAAGACACCCAGGATCGTACAGACCGTCTGCTGCTCACTCCCTGGGTGAAATTTCTGTGGGAATCCTACCGCCAATGCCTGGACTTGCTGCGTAACAACTCCAAGGTGGAGCGCCTCTACCATGACATTGCACAACAAG CTTTCAAGTTCTGCCTTCAGTACACCCGTAAGGCAGAGTTCCGGAAGCTTTGTGACAATCTGCGCATGCACCTGGGTCAGATCCAGCGCCACCACAACCAGAGCACAGCCATCAACCTGAACAACCCTGAGAGCCAGTCTATGCACCTGGAGACACGCCTTGTGCAACTGGACAGTGCTATTGCCATGGAGCTCTGGCAG GAAGCTTTCAAGGCTGTGGAAGACATCCATGGTCTCTTCGCCCTTTCCAAGAAGCCCCCCAAGCCTCAACTTATGGCCAACTACTACAACAAGGTGTCAACTGTGTTTTGGAAGTCTGGGAATGCCCTGTTCCACGCATGCACCCTCCATCGCCTCTACCATCTTTCCAGGGAGATGCGCAAGAACCTCACCCAGGAAGAGATGCAGAG gatgTCCACAAGGGTCCTCCTGGCCACCCTGTCCATTCCCATCACCCCGGAACGCACAGATATTGCCCGCCTGTTGGACATGGACGGCATAATCGTGGAGAAACACCGTAGGCTGGCCACACTACTGGGCCTGCAGTCCCCACCAACCCGCCAGAGCCTCATCAATGACATG GTTCGGTTCAACTTGCTGCAGTACATTGTACCTGAAGTGAAGGAGCTGTACAATTGGCTGGAGATGGACTTCCACCCACTGAAGCTGAGCGGAAGAGTAACAAAG GTGTTGAACTGGGTGAGAGACCAGTCTGAGAAGGAGGCGGACCTCCAGCAATATGTTCCCCACCTGCAGAGTAACACCATCCTCAGGCTGCTGCAGCAG GTGGCTCAGATCTATCAAAGCATTGAGTTCAACCGTCTGGCCTCCCTGGTTCCATTTGTGGATCCCTTCCAATTGGAGCGCTCCATTGTGGATGCTGCCCGACACTGCGATCTGCAG GTTCGAATTGACCATACCACTCGGAACCTGAGCTTTGGCTCGGACCTGAATTACTCGACCAAAGAGGACTCTCCTGTGGGGCCGTTCTTGCAGAACATGCCCTCTGCCCAGATCAGGAACCAGCTGACAGCAATGTCGTCTTCCTTGGCCAAAGCAATCCAGGTCATCAAGCCTGCGTCCATGCTG AAAGAGCGTGAGGAGCAGAGCCAGCTAGCCATCACCGCCTACCTGAAGAACGGCCGCAAGGAGCACCAGCGCATCCTGGCCCGCCGGCAGACCATCGAGGAGCGCAAGGAGCGCCTGGAGAACCTCAACATCCAGCGGGAGAAAGAGGAGCTGGAGCAGCGCGAGGCGGAGCTGCAGAAGGTGCGCAAGGCAGAGGAGGAGCGCCTTCGCCAGGAGGCCAAGGAGCGCGAGAAGGAGCGCATCATGCAGGAGCACGAGCAGATCAAGAAAAAGACAGTGCGCGAGCGGCTGGAGCAGATAAAGAAGACCGAACTGGGAGCCAAGGCCTTCAAAGACATCGATATAGAG GACCTTGAGGACCTGGACcctgacttcatcatgtccaaaCAGGTGGAGCAGcttgagaaggagaagagagagcttCAGGACCGCCTGAAGAACCAGGAGAAAAAG ATTGACTACTTTGAGAGGGCCAAACGTCTGGAGGAGATCCCCTTGATCAAGAAGGCCTACGAGGAGCAGCGTGTCAAGGACATGGAGTTATGGGAGCtccaagaggaggagagg ATCAGCAACATGAAGGTGGAGCGTGAGAGGGCCTTAGAGCACAAGCAAAGGATGTCCAGAATGATGGAGGACAAGGAGAACTTTGTGGGCAAAATAACAGATGCTCGAAGCTTCATCTACGAG GAAAAACTGAAACAGTTCCAGGAGCgtctggtggaggagaggaagaagcgtctagaggagaggaagatCCACCGCAAGGAGGACCGTCGCAACACCTTCCACCgccagaaggaggaggaggcccAGCGCATCCACGAGGAGCATCTCAAGAAAG AGCGCGAGGAGCGAGAGCGCATCGAGCAGGAAGCACGCGAGGCAGAGGAGGCGGAGTACCAGGAGCGCCTGCGCAAActagaggagcaggagaggaagcAGCGAGCCCGGCAGCAGGAGATCGAGGAGCGCGAGCGCcgcagggaggaggagatgagggccccTGCCCGGTCTGAGGAGAAACCCAGAGGAGAAGCGAAG GACTGGGGTgctgagaaggaggagggaggtggaggatggaggaggcgTACTGAGGTTGAATCGGAGAGGCGTCGCCCTGTGCCTGATAA ggaCTGGAGAGCCGATGGCGGCGAGGACAAAGACAGAGAGCCACCctccaggagaggaggagacggccCTCGCCGTGGTGGAGCCGACGACCGTGGACCCCCACGCAGGGGCTTTGGGGATGACGACCGCCCCCTGCGCAGAGGCATGGACGAGGACCGTCCACCAAGGAGAACCTTTGGGGATGATGACCGGGGTCTTAGGAGGGGGGGGGACGAGGACCGCGCTCCCCGCAGAGGCTTCGATGATGGCCCCAGGCGTGGCTTTGACGAAGACAGAGGTCCTCGCCGTGGCTTTGATGACGGCCCCCGCAGAGGCATGGATGAGTCTAGGGCCCCCAGACGCGGGGCTGATGATGACACCTGGGGccccaggagaggaggagatgacgaAAGGGGCGGGCCCCGTGACGACAAGCCATGGAAGCCAGCTGGCCGGCCCG TTGCTCTGGTGTCTGCTTCAGGTGGTGGCTGGCGTGAGAGGGAGAAGGCCCGCGAGGAGAGCTGGGGTCCACCCCGCGAAGGTAGCAGCAGCAAGGAGGGCGaagaggtcgagagagaggaaaaacaggaGAGCGAACGCTTCCCTGAGCGGCGCCCACCCAGGTCAGATGCACA ggaagagggtggtggtggtggtgcttgGAGAAGGCCGGGTGCTGATGATGAGGTGCCCAAGAAAAGCTGGAGAGACTCTGCTCGTCAGGAAGAGCCTGACCGTGAGGATCGCCCTCCTATCCGTCGAGAGCGACCTGAGCGCAGGGATGACCGTGACCGTCCCCCACCCAGCAGAGAGCCTGAAGAAG GAGGAGGCTCTTGGCGCCGTGCCGGCGACGAGAAGCGTGATGTGCGTAAAGAGGAACGTCCGGCTCCCCCCAGACCCAGAGAGGGTGAGCGTGAAGCGGACGGAGAGAAGAGCTCCTGGCGCtcggagaaagacaaagagaacgCTGGTCGCGCCAAGAAGACCAACGAAGAGACCGACGATGACGGCTGGACCACTGTTGCCCGCCGCTGA